DNA from Cupriavidus necator N-1:
TTCATCGTGCCGATCATCCTGGCCTACACCTCCTGGTCCTATTACGTGTTCCGCGGCAAGGTCAAGCGCGGGGAGGGGTACCACTAATGACCAGGATCCTGCATTCGCGGCTGGCGGCCCGCCTGGGCTGGCTGCTGGCCCTGTGGCTGGCGGGGGTCGGCACGGTCTTCGTCTGCGCCAGCCTGATGAAGCTGCTGATGCGCGCAGCCGGGCTTGCCAACTGAAGCCATGCCGTCCTCAAGCCCGCTCTCCCGCCCCGCGCTGCCCGCGCGCACCACCGGCGTGCTCGACACGCTTGCGGCAGCCTGGGCGCGACGCGCCGACCTTGCACCCTGGCTGCATTCCCTGAAGGTGTTCGGCGCGGCAATGCTGGCGCTCTACGTGGCGCTGGCGCTCGGGCTGCCGCGGCCCTACTGGGCCATGGCCACCGTCTACCTGGTGTCCAGCCCGCTGGCCGGCGCCACCTATGCCAAGGGCACCTACCGCGTCTTCGGCACGCTGCTGGGCGCCGTGTGCGCGGTGGCGCTGGTGCCCTGGCTGGTCGACGAGCCCATGCTGCTGATGGCCGCGATCGCGTGCTGGACCGGCACCATGCTCTACCTGTCCTTGCTGGAACCGGCGCCGCGCAACTACATCTGCCTGCTGGCCGCCTATACACTGCCGATCGTGGCGCTGCCGACGGTCACCAACCCGGCCACCGTCTTTGACGTGGCCCTCACCC
Protein-coding regions in this window:
- a CDS encoding DUF2474 family protein — translated: MTRILHSRLAARLGWLLALWLAGVGTVFVCASLMKLLMRAAGLAN